The genomic segment TGGGCGAGTCAGTTGAAAAGCCGCTGATGTATTACCGCAACAATCTTTACTCTCTTATCAACCTGATGGAGAACATGCAAAAGCACGGCATTGGGAATCTTGTGTTTTCGTCATCATGTACGGTTTATGGTCAACCGGAAAAGCTGCCGGTTTCGGAACAATCGCCTATTATTCCAGCCTGGTCACCATATGGCAACACCAAGCAGATTTCGGAAGAGATCATCAGTGATGTTTGCAATATATCGGAATTAAAAGGCATTGCCTTGCGTTATTTCAACCCTATTGGCTCCCATCCTTCAGCATTGATTGGTGAATATCCGATCGGAGTTCCAAATAATTTAATGCCCTTTATCACGCAAACAGCCATTGGCAAAAGAGAACTATTAAGTGTTTTTGGTGATGATTATCCCACACCCGACGGCACCGCCATCCGCGATTATATTCATGTGGTTGACTTGGCAAAAGCCCATGTGGTGGCTGTTGAACGCATGTTTGAGAATAAAGGCAAGTCAAATTTTGAAATATTCAACCTTGGAACCGGTAATGGCTTTTCCGTTCTGGAAGTAATTCATTCATTTGAAAAAGTAAGCGGACTTAAACTGAATTATAAAATAGTGGGGCGCAGGGCAGGAGATATTGAAAAAATATGGGCTGATCCTACTTTTGCGAACCATGAACTTGGTTGGAAAGCTGAACTTGGAATGGATGAAATGACGCTTTCGGCTTGGAAATGGGAACAGAAGCTACTAGAGAAAAAATAAGAATAATTGCCACGAATGCACGAATAATATATTCCATTCGTGCATTCGTATCAAATAAAATAACCTGATATGGAATTCAAAAAACACATTCTCATCACCGGTGGCGCAGGCTTCATCGGTTCGCACGTTGTAAGGCTTTTTATAAAAAATTACCCCGAGTACTGCATTTACAACCTCGACAAGCTTACCTATGCCGGCAACCTGGCCAATCTCAAAGACATTGAACAGGAGCCGAACTACCGCTTCATCAAAGCCGATATTGTGGATGCTGACCACATGCTCAATCTGTTTGACGAACACAAATTTGATGGTGTGATCCATCTTGCCGCCGAATCGCATGTGGATCGCAGCATTGCTAGCCCCATGGAATTTATTATGGCCAATATTGTTGGAACCGTAAACCTGCTCAATGCAGCAAAATTCCATTGGAAGGATGATCATGCTGGCAAACTATTTTATCATATTTCAACCGATGAAGTTTATGGATCACTGGGTGATGAAGGCTTTTTCACTGAAGAAACACCCTACGATCCGCACAGTCCGTATTCCGCATCCAAGGCCAGCAGCGATCATTTGGTTCGCGCCTATCATGATACCTACGAATTGCCCGTTGTGATCTCAAATTGCTCAAACAATTATGGCCCGAACC from the Bacteroidales bacterium genome contains:
- the galE gene encoding UDP-glucose 4-epimerase GalE; its protein translation is MKVLVTGGTGYIGSHTVVELMEKGFEVVIVDNLSNSFPEVVDSLAEITGKRPDFIELDLADPDAANSFFEEYKGIDTVIHFAAYKAVGESVEKPLMYYRNNLYSLINLMENMQKHGIGNLVFSSSCTVYGQPEKLPVSEQSPIIPAWSPYGNTKQISEEIISDVCNISELKGIALRYFNPIGSHPSALIGEYPIGVPNNLMPFITQTAIGKRELLSVFGDDYPTPDGTAIRDYIHVVDLAKAHVVAVERMFENKGKSNFEIFNLGTGNGFSVLEVIHSFEKVSGLKLNYKIVGRRAGDIEKIWADPTFANHELGWKAELGMDEMTLSAWKWEQKLLEKK
- the rfbB gene encoding dTDP-glucose 4,6-dehydratase, giving the protein MEFKKHILITGGAGFIGSHVVRLFIKNYPEYCIYNLDKLTYAGNLANLKDIEQEPNYRFIKADIVDADHMLNLFDEHKFDGVIHLAAESHVDRSIASPMEFIMANIVGTVNLLNAAKFHWKDDHAGKLFYHISTDEVYGSLGDEGFFTEETPYDPHSPYSASKASSDHLVRAYHDTYELPVVISNCSNNYGPNQFPEKLIPLFINNIRNNKPLPVYGKGENVRDWLYVIDHARAIDLIYHKGCNGETYNIGGNNEWKNIDLIKVLCKVMDEKLDRPAGTSEKLITYVKDRAGHDLRYAIDSSKLQRELG